The proteins below come from a single Oceaniferula flava genomic window:
- a CDS encoding PEP-CTERM sorting domain-containing protein (PEP-CTERM proteins occur, often in large numbers, in the proteomes of bacteria that also encode an exosortase, a predicted intramembrane cysteine proteinase. The presence of a PEP-CTERM domain at a protein's C-terminus predicts cleavage within the sorting domain, followed by covalent anchoring to some some component of the (usually Gram-negative) cell surface. Many PEP-CTERM proteins exhibit an unusual sequence composition that includes large numbers of potential glycosylation sites. Expression of one such protein has been shown restore the ability of a bacterium to form floc, a type of biofilm.) — protein MMATLALSGAQVSAAISLSTTEPTDDVLLDYMVGSKVSTKINSTAAQGSRGSGFSLESSLGGSQFDISSITLDTNANTLAEGFEFTVSIIQAGDAPPYYQGVYSVDYTAVGSGNVTAANFASAVGGSILGEETFTIGTGGLTTLASEYITFEFSSAIRVDADTQLAVLVSTNGEFNQYEGTNNANLATPTALNRILFSDTSTSTPDMTGSSRDFRFLVSGTVVPEPSSAALLGLGGLALMLRRRK, from the coding sequence ATGATGGCGACACTTGCTCTATCAGGAGCTCAAGTATCCGCTGCCATTTCGTTGTCAACGACTGAGCCTACGGATGATGTTTTGCTCGACTACATGGTCGGTAGCAAGGTGTCCACCAAGATTAATTCCACTGCGGCACAAGGATCCCGAGGCAGTGGTTTTAGCCTGGAATCCTCTCTGGGAGGAAGTCAGTTTGATATCTCGAGTATCACTCTGGATACCAATGCCAACACCCTGGCAGAAGGTTTCGAGTTCACAGTCAGCATCATTCAGGCCGGGGATGCACCGCCCTATTACCAAGGGGTTTACAGTGTGGATTACACCGCTGTCGGATCGGGCAACGTCACCGCCGCCAACTTTGCCAGCGCTGTTGGAGGATCGATTCTCGGCGAAGAAACGTTTACCATTGGCACCGGAGGACTGACGACCTTGGCTAGTGAGTATATTACCTTCGAGTTCAGTAGTGCCATCCGTGTGGATGCGGATACCCAGCTCGCTGTGTTGGTAAGCACCAACGGGGAATTCAACCAATATGAGGGAACCAACAACGCCAATCTGGCGACTCCGACTGCGTTGAATAGAATCCTGTTCTCAGACACGTCGACATCCACACCTGACATGACAGGTAGTTCACGAGACTTCCGCTTCCTGGTCTCGGGCACAGTGGTTCCTGAGCCATCCTCTGCGGCTCTGCTGGGTCTTGGGGGGCTGGCTTTGATGCTTCGCCGTCGTAAATAA
- a CDS encoding nuclear transport factor 2 family protein, whose amino-acid sequence MDSKIAELAQQQLSAYNDHNLDAFVKCYHEEIEVLNADGKVTTRGRDAFRKNYEAMFARGNFGATVEQRLVHGEHCVDLEHWHRFVKGEESRGTVLVRYRLRDNLIGTVQFLK is encoded by the coding sequence ATGGACAGTAAAATCGCCGAACTCGCGCAACAACAACTCAGCGCCTACAACGATCACAACCTCGATGCCTTTGTAAAATGCTACCACGAGGAAATCGAGGTGCTCAATGCCGACGGCAAAGTCACCACCCGTGGCCGGGACGCCTTCCGAAAAAACTACGAAGCCATGTTTGCCCGTGGCAACTTCGGCGCCACGGTGGAGCAGCGACTTGTCCATGGCGAGCACTGCGTCGATCTCGAGCACTGGCACCGTTTCGTCAAAGGCGAGGAAAGCCGCGGCACTGTGCTGGTCCGCTATCGCCTGCGCGACAACTTGATCGGCACCGTGCAGTTTCTAAAATAA
- a CDS encoding sialate O-acetylesterase, whose translation MKNRGLARHSLVTLLLLFVFTAGNISAKARVFLLGGQSNMAGAGLFAELKKSEQVPPEGVLIWHKNQWQKLGPGISANTGRFGPELAFGRAMRKAFPDDDIYLIKRASGGTSMHKHWTFGNGGGPLLKRFLADARAALKDLDRKKVDYQVDAMLWMQGESDADQGKGAEYEASLKEFIKEIRREFKRRDLPFIMGRIITTFDKPKGNGPLVRAAQESLAKKLKNVACFDTDDFPRINKGHYNHEGQLILGKTFAKHFLKMVADEKK comes from the coding sequence ATGAAAAATCGCGGTCTCGCTCGTCACTCGCTGGTCACCCTGTTGCTTCTTTTTGTATTCACCGCGGGAAATATCTCTGCCAAAGCGCGGGTGTTTTTGCTCGGTGGCCAATCGAATATGGCGGGTGCCGGACTTTTTGCGGAATTGAAGAAATCCGAGCAGGTTCCACCCGAGGGCGTGCTGATCTGGCACAAGAACCAGTGGCAGAAGCTGGGCCCGGGGATCTCGGCGAACACGGGGCGCTTTGGGCCGGAGCTGGCCTTTGGTCGGGCGATGCGTAAGGCTTTTCCTGACGACGACATCTACCTGATCAAGCGGGCCTCTGGCGGCACCTCGATGCACAAGCACTGGACCTTCGGCAATGGTGGCGGCCCCTTGCTGAAGCGCTTTCTGGCCGATGCCCGGGCAGCCCTGAAAGACTTGGATCGCAAGAAGGTCGATTACCAAGTCGATGCCATGCTCTGGATGCAAGGCGAGAGCGATGCCGACCAAGGGAAGGGGGCCGAGTATGAAGCGAGCCTGAAGGAGTTCATCAAAGAGATCCGCCGTGAGTTCAAGCGCAGAGACCTGCCGTTCATCATGGGAAGAATCATCACGACCTTTGACAAACCAAAAGGCAATGGTCCGCTGGTGCGGGCGGCTCAGGAGAGCTTGGCGAAGAAGTTAAAAAACGTCGCCTGTTTTGACACCGATGATTTTCCTCGCATCAACAAGGGGCACTACAATCACGAGGGCCAGCTGATACTCGGCAAGACCTTTGCCAAGCATTTCCTGAAAATGGTGGCAGATGAGAAAAAGTAG
- the atpD gene encoding F0F1 ATP synthase subunit beta, translated as MSNQGTIVQIIGAVVDADFSKADKLPDIYNALELSYDLFGQKTKLVLEVQQHLGDGWVRAVAMSTTDGLKRGMTLTDTGAAISVPVGEQVLGRIFNVTGDIVDENVPLPNPDQRAPIHRAAPSLTEQSATTEILVTGIKVIDLICPLIKGGKGGMFGGAGVGKTVVIMELINNIAKAHGGYSVFAGVGERTREGNDLYWEMIESGVIAVEQDDNGHPKLDEKGNPILKDGSKVALCYGQMNEPPGARLRVALSALAMAENFRDESGQDVLLFVDNVFRFSQAGSEVSALLGRTPSAVGYQPTLAEEMAGLQERITSTTKGSITSIQAVYVPADDLTDPAPANTFAHLDATVVLERSLAEQALFPAVDPLASNSKALAPEVVGEEHYRVARGVQLTLQRYKDLQDIIAILGMDELSDEDKLTVFRARKIQRFLTQPFHVAEVFTNVPGVLCTVEDTVKGFAEILDGTHDSVPEGNFYMKGSIDTVETSAS; from the coding sequence ATGTCCAACCAAGGAACCATCGTCCAGATCATCGGCGCCGTCGTCGATGCCGACTTCTCAAAAGCTGACAAGCTCCCAGACATCTACAACGCCCTCGAGCTGAGCTACGATCTCTTCGGCCAAAAAACCAAGCTTGTGCTCGAAGTGCAGCAGCACCTCGGTGACGGCTGGGTTCGCGCTGTGGCCATGAGCACCACGGACGGCCTTAAGCGTGGCATGACCCTCACTGACACCGGCGCTGCTATCTCGGTCCCAGTTGGCGAGCAGGTTCTCGGTCGTATTTTCAACGTCACTGGTGACATCGTGGACGAAAACGTGCCACTTCCCAACCCTGACCAACGCGCCCCTATTCACCGCGCCGCTCCTTCCCTGACTGAGCAGTCCGCTACCACAGAAATTCTGGTTACCGGAATTAAGGTGATCGACCTCATCTGCCCACTGATCAAAGGTGGTAAAGGCGGTATGTTCGGTGGTGCTGGTGTGGGTAAGACCGTGGTTATCATGGAGCTCATCAACAACATTGCGAAGGCACACGGTGGTTACTCCGTCTTCGCCGGTGTGGGTGAGCGGACTCGTGAGGGTAATGACCTTTACTGGGAAATGATCGAATCCGGCGTTATCGCCGTTGAGCAGGACGACAACGGTCATCCCAAGCTCGATGAAAAAGGCAACCCAATCCTCAAGGACGGATCCAAGGTGGCACTTTGCTACGGTCAGATGAACGAGCCTCCAGGCGCCCGTCTCCGTGTGGCACTGTCCGCTCTCGCCATGGCTGAAAACTTCCGTGACGAATCCGGACAGGACGTTCTGCTCTTTGTGGATAACGTTTTCCGTTTCTCCCAAGCCGGTTCCGAGGTGTCCGCCCTTCTTGGCCGCACACCTTCCGCTGTGGGTTACCAGCCAACACTCGCCGAGGAAATGGCCGGCCTTCAGGAGCGTATTACCTCCACCACCAAAGGCTCCATCACTTCCATCCAGGCCGTTTACGTTCCTGCGGATGACTTGACTGACCCAGCTCCTGCCAACACCTTCGCTCACCTCGACGCCACTGTGGTGCTTGAGCGTTCGCTCGCTGAGCAGGCTCTCTTCCCAGCGGTTGATCCACTGGCATCCAACTCCAAGGCACTTGCCCCTGAAGTGGTTGGCGAAGAGCACTACCGCGTCGCCCGTGGCGTTCAGTTGACTCTCCAGCGCTACAAGGATCTGCAGGACATCATCGCCATTCTCGGTATGGACGAACTTTCCGATGAGGATAAGCTCACCGTGTTCCGCGCTCGTAAGATTCAGCGTTTCCTCACCCAGCCATTCCACGTGGCCGAGGTCTTCACCAACGTTCCTGGTGTGCTCTGCACCGTTGAGGACACCGTCAAAGGCTTCGCCGAAATTCTCGACGGCACACACGACTCCGTGCCTGAGGGTAACTTCTACATGAAGGGCTCCATCGACACTGTCGAAACATCCGCGAGTTAA
- a CDS encoding F0F1 ATP synthase subunit A — translation MARFLSARVFLPAIFLFLFSGAASAAAGHQLPLYPHSPFEGTPFFWVTNSMIMVWMGAALIFLFCKAATGKMDIVPTGFQNFAEWLIESLYNFFGSILGDHLVKRTFWFFGGTFLLILIVNYLALLPGVGTITYVDAAGHVQGLLRGGNADLNMTGAMSFTFALLWFYWAFTENGAKNFLAHIFAPKGDFKGAMLVGMVVIFFMVGILEVISIAIRPVALSFRLFGNIYGGEQTLGGLMALVPEYLAFLPALPFYFMELLVGLIQALVFTLLSAVFLKLICDHGDHDDHHDEEHAH, via the coding sequence ATGGCTAGATTTCTCTCAGCGCGCGTTTTCTTACCCGCAATCTTCTTGTTCCTCTTCTCAGGGGCTGCTTCTGCGGCGGCTGGTCACCAGCTCCCGCTTTATCCTCACTCTCCATTTGAAGGGACTCCGTTTTTCTGGGTCACCAACTCCATGATTATGGTCTGGATGGGTGCGGCTCTTATTTTCCTGTTCTGCAAAGCAGCAACCGGCAAGATGGATATCGTTCCCACAGGCTTCCAGAACTTCGCTGAGTGGCTGATTGAGAGCCTTTACAATTTCTTCGGCAGCATCCTCGGTGATCACCTGGTGAAACGCACTTTCTGGTTCTTCGGCGGCACCTTCCTGCTGATTTTGATCGTCAACTACCTTGCACTCCTTCCCGGCGTCGGCACCATCACCTACGTTGATGCCGCTGGTCACGTGCAGGGTCTTCTCCGCGGTGGTAATGCCGACCTTAATATGACCGGTGCCATGTCCTTCACCTTCGCGCTGCTCTGGTTCTACTGGGCCTTCACTGAGAATGGTGCCAAGAACTTCTTGGCTCACATCTTCGCCCCCAAAGGCGACTTCAAAGGTGCCATGCTCGTCGGTATGGTGGTGATCTTCTTCATGGTCGGTATCCTTGAGGTGATCTCCATCGCCATTCGCCCAGTGGCCCTCAGTTTCCGTCTCTTCGGTAACATCTACGGTGGTGAGCAGACGCTCGGCGGCCTCATGGCCCTCGTGCCTGAATACCTCGCTTTCCTTCCTGCGCTGCCCTTCTACTTCATGGAGCTGCTGGTCGGCCTCATTCAGGCCCTGGTGTTCACTCTGCTGAGTGCCGTCTTCCTGAAGTTGATCTGCGATCACGGTGACCACGATGATCACCACGACGAAGAGCACGCACACTAA
- the atpA gene encoding F0F1 ATP synthase subunit alpha: MSSILQELEQQIANVSSTVEKSNVGIVRETGDGVAKVEGLSDVQLNEMIEFPGGLTGLALNLEEGEVGVVFLGDGLHIKEGDECRTTGKLLSVPVGNGLLGRVVDTLGNPVDGKGELDAADQYPVEKIAPGIIKRKSVSVPLQTGIASIDAMIPIGRGQRELIIGDRSTGKTTIAVDTIISQANQNREAAEGRMEGHKPVRCVYVAIGQKLSNVTRTVKTLEDAGALDNTIVVVASASDSAASQFLAPYAGCSMAEYLMDQGEDVLIVYDDLSKQAVAYRQVSLVLRRPSGREAYPGDVFYLHSRLLERSARLSDAMGGGSITALPIIETQAGDVSAYIPTNVISITDGQIFLETDLFYQGIRPAISVGLSVSRVGSAAQTKAIKKVAGTTKLDLAQFRELQAFAQFGSDLDEGTKKKLDRGARIVELFKQNQYSPKSMAMEVAVLWSMQNGYFDDVEVERVKECQDALETYMEERKSDVLQEIANEKALTDSVLEGLKTAVEDFKSSWK; the protein is encoded by the coding sequence ATGAGCAGCATCCTCCAGGAACTTGAACAACAAATCGCCAACGTCTCTTCGACAGTTGAAAAAAGCAACGTCGGCATCGTCCGTGAGACCGGTGACGGTGTGGCCAAAGTCGAAGGCCTCAGCGACGTCCAGCTGAACGAGATGATCGAATTCCCCGGCGGCCTCACTGGTCTCGCCCTCAACCTTGAGGAAGGCGAAGTCGGTGTCGTGTTCCTCGGTGACGGTCTCCACATCAAAGAAGGTGACGAGTGCCGCACCACCGGTAAGCTCCTCTCCGTTCCTGTCGGCAACGGCCTGCTCGGTCGCGTAGTCGATACCCTTGGTAACCCAGTTGACGGCAAAGGCGAACTCGATGCTGCTGATCAGTATCCTGTTGAGAAAATCGCTCCCGGCATCATTAAACGTAAGTCGGTTTCCGTGCCACTTCAGACCGGTATCGCATCCATCGACGCCATGATCCCAATCGGTCGTGGTCAGCGTGAGCTGATCATTGGTGACCGTTCCACCGGTAAGACCACCATTGCCGTGGACACCATCATTTCCCAGGCCAACCAGAACCGCGAAGCCGCTGAAGGCCGCATGGAAGGTCACAAGCCAGTGCGCTGCGTCTACGTTGCCATCGGTCAGAAACTCTCCAACGTTACCCGCACCGTGAAGACCCTTGAGGACGCCGGTGCTCTGGATAACACCATCGTCGTTGTGGCATCCGCCTCCGACTCTGCTGCCAGCCAGTTCCTGGCTCCATACGCAGGTTGCTCAATGGCCGAATACCTCATGGACCAAGGCGAGGACGTGCTCATCGTTTATGATGATCTCTCCAAGCAAGCCGTGGCATACCGTCAGGTGTCCCTCGTTCTTCGCCGCCCTTCAGGTCGTGAAGCTTACCCTGGTGACGTTTTCTACCTGCACTCCCGCCTGCTTGAGCGCTCCGCCCGTCTTTCCGACGCCATGGGTGGAGGTTCCATCACCGCCCTGCCGATCATTGAAACTCAGGCTGGTGACGTTTCCGCATACATTCCTACCAACGTGATTTCCATCACCGATGGTCAGATCTTCCTCGAAACCGACCTTTTCTACCAAGGTATCCGCCCAGCGATCTCCGTGGGTCTCTCTGTATCCCGTGTGGGTTCCGCAGCGCAGACCAAGGCGATCAAGAAGGTGGCAGGAACAACCAAGCTCGACCTCGCCCAGTTCCGCGAACTTCAGGCGTTCGCCCAGTTCGGCTCCGACCTCGACGAAGGCACCAAGAAGAAACTCGATCGCGGTGCTCGCATCGTTGAGCTCTTCAAGCAGAACCAATACTCACCTAAGTCAATGGCCATGGAAGTGGCAGTGCTCTGGTCCATGCAGAACGGCTACTTCGACGATGTTGAAGTTGAGCGCGTGAAAGAATGCCAGGACGCACTCGAAACCTACATGGAAGAGCGCAAGTCCGATGTCCTTCAGGAAATCGCCAACGAAAAAGCCCTCACCGACTCCGTTCTCGAAGGTCTCAAGACAGCCGTCGAAGACTTCAAGAGCTCTTGGAAGTAA
- a CDS encoding lipocalin family protein, whose product MKKISKYACLIALATTSSLIISCAGNKRAGDSLATVSNFHAKQYAGEWHEVARLPNFFERDVVAAKATYRVEPDGKISVLNEGLKADGEMTSIQGTAKPVGNTPEGEAKLEVRFDPFPASLFAGDYWVLDLNDAHTMAIVGSPNRKFLWLLAKDPSAQTDDFSAGLKRMQTQGFDVSQLIVNPKRLK is encoded by the coding sequence ATGAAAAAAATTTCCAAATACGCCTGCCTAATCGCTCTGGCCACCACTTCATCGTTGATCATTTCCTGCGCGGGTAACAAACGCGCGGGTGACAGCCTGGCGACCGTAAGCAACTTCCATGCGAAGCAATACGCCGGTGAGTGGCACGAGGTGGCACGCCTGCCGAACTTTTTCGAACGGGATGTGGTCGCGGCCAAAGCCACTTACCGAGTTGAACCGGACGGTAAGATCTCGGTGCTTAACGAAGGTCTGAAGGCTGACGGTGAGATGACCTCGATTCAGGGCACGGCCAAGCCAGTGGGTAACACCCCCGAGGGTGAAGCCAAGCTCGAGGTCCGCTTTGATCCTTTCCCAGCCTCGCTCTTTGCGGGCGACTACTGGGTGCTCGATCTCAACGATGCGCATACGATGGCGATTGTGGGCAGTCCGAACCGCAAGTTCCTCTGGCTGCTAGCCAAGGATCCCTCCGCACAGACCGATGACTTTTCCGCAGGCCTCAAGCGGATGCAAACACAAGGCTTTGACGTCAGTCAGCTGATCGTCAACCCGAAGCGACTGAAATAA
- a CDS encoding F0F1 ATP synthase subunit delta, which yields MKVSKDAARTASRIFRLCSPDGRVDEAKMRSAIALIVERKPRDYRAILHSLHRLIRIDAESRQALVESAADLDTASRVRVEKSLADRYGEGLTYSYKTTPELLGGVRIRIGDDVLDGSVKSRLDRLVNTF from the coding sequence ATGAAAGTTTCCAAGGACGCCGCCCGCACCGCCAGCCGGATTTTCCGCCTCTGCTCTCCCGATGGACGAGTGGATGAGGCCAAGATGCGCTCCGCCATCGCTCTGATCGTGGAAAGAAAGCCACGTGACTACCGCGCGATCCTTCACTCACTGCACCGTCTGATCCGGATCGATGCAGAAAGCCGCCAAGCGCTCGTCGAGAGCGCCGCGGATCTCGACACCGCCAGCCGCGTGCGCGTCGAGAAAAGCCTCGCCGATCGTTACGGCGAAGGTCTGACTTACTCCTACAAAACCACCCCCGAGCTTCTCGGTGGGGTTCGCATCCGCATCGGTGATGATGTTCTCGACGGCTCCGTCAAGTCACGTCTCGACCGCCTCGTGAACACCTTCTAA
- a CDS encoding type 1 glutamine amidotransferase domain-containing protein has protein sequence MSNQLNNKKIAFLATDGVEQVELTQPWEAVKNAGATVELISLEEGEIQGVNHDEKKDRFSVDRTIDQVSADDYDGLVLPGGVFNPDALRVNDDAVSFVRQFFKQHKPVAAICHGPWLLVEADVVRDRKVTSWPSVKTDLINAGANWVDEECVVDEGLVTSRNPDDLPAFCDKAVEEFCEGKHSGQLAEV, from the coding sequence ATGTCGAACCAACTCAACAACAAGAAAATAGCCTTCCTCGCCACCGATGGTGTGGAACAAGTAGAACTCACTCAACCGTGGGAAGCGGTGAAAAACGCAGGTGCCACGGTGGAATTGATCTCTCTGGAAGAGGGAGAAATCCAAGGGGTGAACCACGATGAAAAGAAAGACCGCTTCAGCGTCGACCGAACCATCGACCAAGTCAGCGCCGATGATTACGACGGCCTGGTGCTGCCCGGTGGCGTGTTTAACCCGGACGCCCTGCGGGTCAACGATGATGCCGTGAGCTTTGTTCGCCAGTTTTTCAAACAACACAAACCAGTCGCCGCCATCTGTCATGGCCCTTGGCTCTTGGTCGAAGCAGATGTGGTCCGCGACCGCAAAGTCACTTCATGGCCGAGTGTGAAAACCGACCTGATCAACGCCGGAGCCAACTGGGTGGACGAAGAGTGTGTGGTCGATGAAGGTCTGGTCACCAGCCGGAACCCCGACGACCTCCCTGCCTTCTGCGACAAAGCCGTCGAGGAATTCTGCGAGGGCAAACACAGTGGTCAACTGGCAGAAGTCTAA
- the atpF gene encoding F0F1 ATP synthase subunit B: MSPLYLAAAETGKSGLLETFGVAWPYLIAQLVNFIIVILVLKKFAFGPIQAMLEQRKNRIAEGEEKLKRIEQQLADSEKQTQEAIDAANADAQRLITEAKESAAAISEKKAQEAIASAQTILAKAEEAAKAERSAMQAELKQEFGRLVTATTATVTGKVLTDDDQKRINEEALATVEG; this comes from the coding sequence ATGTCTCCCTTGTATTTAGCAGCAGCCGAAACAGGCAAGTCCGGACTCCTCGAGACTTTCGGAGTGGCTTGGCCGTATCTCATCGCTCAGCTCGTTAACTTCATTATTGTGATCCTGGTGCTCAAGAAGTTCGCCTTCGGTCCCATCCAGGCCATGCTTGAGCAGCGTAAAAACCGCATCGCCGAGGGCGAAGAGAAGCTCAAACGCATCGAGCAGCAACTCGCCGATAGCGAGAAGCAAACTCAGGAAGCCATCGATGCCGCCAATGCCGATGCCCAACGCCTGATCACCGAGGCCAAGGAAAGCGCCGCCGCCATCTCCGAGAAGAAGGCTCAGGAAGCCATCGCCTCCGCTCAAACCATTCTCGCGAAAGCCGAAGAAGCCGCCAAAGCTGAGCGCAGCGCCATGCAGGCCGAGCTCAAGCAGGAATTCGGTCGCCTGGTCACCGCCACCACCGCCACCGTCACCGGCAAGGTTCTTACCGACGACGACCAGAAGCGCATCAACGAAGAAGCGCTCGCCACGGTGGAAGGCTAA
- the atpC gene encoding ATP synthase F1 subunit epsilon, which yields MLHLDIVTPEKKIFSDTVQNVYLPSSEGEMGVLELHAALVTPLEPGELRYLKDGKEEVLAVGEGFVEVTQEKVIVLCDLALAGEDIDEAAVEKAMERAKEALENAEHEADVDIAALQAMIAKSTAQLKVKRRNRH from the coding sequence ATGCTTCATCTCGATATCGTCACCCCGGAGAAAAAAATCTTCTCTGATACCGTGCAAAACGTCTACCTGCCTTCTTCCGAGGGTGAGATGGGCGTTCTGGAACTGCACGCTGCCCTGGTGACTCCTTTGGAGCCCGGCGAACTGCGTTACCTCAAAGACGGCAAGGAGGAAGTCCTCGCTGTCGGTGAAGGATTCGTTGAGGTGACTCAGGAAAAAGTCATTGTCCTCTGTGACCTCGCCCTTGCCGGTGAGGACATCGACGAGGCCGCCGTGGAAAAAGCCATGGAGCGTGCCAAGGAAGCTCTTGAAAATGCCGAGCACGAAGCTGACGTCGATATCGCCGCATTGCAGGCCATGATCGCCAAGTCCACAGCTCAGCTTAAGGTCAAGCGTCGTAACCGACACTAA
- the atpG gene encoding ATP synthase F1 subunit gamma, translating into MANLRDIRRRIKSVKNTSQITKAMELVAAAKMKKAQDQAVAGREYADSLNQVLTNLKDNTDEESHPLLEKREGGKELMLVISTDKGLCGGLNTNLLKKVRSSAGEDTDYITVGRKLRMQIAKADGNLIADWHVGDPVPFNDAKPIAKFVTEKFLAGDYDRISVAFNNFVSTLRQEPWVSQLLPIEADTLAEKRAYEGVGTGDAKETDKETALGKDYLFEPNAEGVLDKLLPLYINFQVYQMLVEARASEHSARMVAMKSATDNAKNMIKDLTLEYNKLRQAAITAELLEITTAMKAME; encoded by the coding sequence ATGGCTAACCTACGTGACATCCGCCGCCGCATTAAGTCGGTCAAGAACACCTCGCAGATCACCAAGGCGATGGAGCTTGTCGCTGCGGCGAAGATGAAAAAAGCCCAGGACCAGGCAGTGGCCGGGCGTGAATATGCGGACTCCCTCAATCAGGTGTTGACCAACCTCAAGGACAACACCGACGAGGAATCCCACCCGCTGCTCGAAAAGCGCGAAGGCGGTAAGGAGCTGATGCTCGTCATCTCCACCGATAAGGGACTCTGCGGAGGCCTGAACACCAACCTTCTCAAGAAGGTCCGTTCATCCGCTGGGGAAGACACCGATTACATCACCGTCGGCCGCAAGCTGCGCATGCAGATTGCCAAAGCCGATGGGAACCTCATCGCCGATTGGCATGTGGGTGATCCGGTTCCGTTCAACGATGCCAAACCGATCGCCAAGTTCGTCACCGAGAAATTCCTCGCCGGCGACTACGATCGCATCAGCGTGGCCTTCAACAACTTCGTCTCCACCCTGCGCCAAGAGCCATGGGTAAGCCAGCTGCTGCCGATCGAGGCAGACACTCTGGCTGAAAAACGCGCCTACGAAGGTGTCGGAACCGGTGACGCCAAGGAAACTGACAAGGAAACAGCCCTCGGCAAAGACTACCTCTTCGAGCCTAACGCCGAAGGCGTGCTCGATAAGCTGTTGCCGCTTTACATCAACTTCCAGGTCTACCAGATGCTGGTAGAAGCCCGCGCCTCCGAGCACTCCGCTCGTATGGTAGCAATGAAGTCCGCCACGGACAACGCGAAGAACATGATCAAGGACCTCACCCTTGAGTATAACAAACTCCGTCAGGCTGCGATTACTGCCGAGCTTCTGGAGATCACCACCGCCATGAAAGCCATGGAGTAA
- a CDS encoding ATPase yields the protein MVFTKAFAVALAALAGGIGIGILGSKAAEATGRNPGAATPVLTISIILAALIEGIFILSAFAVNYG from the coding sequence ATGGTATTTACTAAAGCATTCGCAGTCGCGCTCGCAGCACTCGCTGGCGGAATCGGAATCGGAATCCTCGGATCCAAAGCAGCTGAAGCAACTGGCCGTAACCCCGGTGCAGCGACTCCAGTTCTGACCATCTCCATCATTCTTGCCGCGCTTATCGAGGGTATCTTCATCCTCTCCGCATTCGCTGTTAACTACGGTTAA